From the Coffea eugenioides isolate CCC68of chromosome 1, Ceug_1.0, whole genome shotgun sequence genome, the window ttttttttctgggcaCAAAATGTAAAGCCAGTCTGGACTACTTTGTGGTTTGTGGATCATTCAGATAAACACAATAATTCGTGAAAGAGTAGTAAAACGGGCAGTATCCTatattttataataaattaatacACGATCAATACAAGGGACAACTATTTGGTTCACACACTTACCTTTCACTCTAATTTGTCGAATGTGTTCATGAGGACGCAATCTGCTCCATCAAGATTGGAGAATTGACTGGTCATGAAGGCTTCAAGGACGCTTGGGTATCGGTCGAAACCATGAATAAATGAAGGCAAATCTGTAGGTTCAAGAATTGGTAATCCTGGAGTAGCAATACTATTGCAAATTTGCAATCCTTTGTGAGAGGATGGTTCAATTTTCCCTCATACACACATTTATGTATGTTGGTAACTACACATAATTGAGTGAAGAAAACAGCCCCAAATAACTCTTACATCTTGACAACATGAAGAACCTGAGGCATGAATGCATCATAAACAATCCCATTGACTGGAAAATCCGAGCTGTGAcatttttcaaccaaaattttcaGGGTTCTTTCTGCCTTGACACTTTGAACCATGTGATGTAGTTTTGGTGGTCAAGCTTCTCTTTGCCATTTGACATGGTGTCAATTGCAATATTGGAAGTGATTGAATCGAGTCTAGAGGATTTCTTGAGTGCAGGCTGAAGCTTGAATTCGTAACAGAAAGGCTGATAAATATCCAAACTTTCGCAAATTTATATTTGAATCCGAGAAAGTGTAACTCACAATCAACTAGATACTCAAGCATTGCATTGaaataaaatgattgaaaaagcTTGGTATGTGAtcttaattaaaataaaaacattcGAATCATGAAATCGTGAGGCAGTATGAAAAGTAAATCAAGGTTTAGATGCATAATGTCGGGATGAATATAAGTTAATTATGTGGTATTCTTGAGTAGGATTCATTGAGTATTTATAAGTTTAATTTATGACTTTTGAATGACCTTTCTAAATTATTAAGAACATTTAGATGTAACCTAGACAACAAACACCAAGATCTGAAATCTTCTGCATTTGATGATTTTGTCACATTTGTCATATCATCTTATCATATGGAAGTAAGTGTTGAATTtgcagattttttttaaaaaattatttacacTAAAAATATGTGTTGATACACACACATACGCAGAGTCACATCCAATTGAATAAATCTGACAACATCTCAGTCCAACCCTAAACGCATTGAAAGTTGGCAGGCAGTGGCCATTATGAGTTGGTTAGTCAACCATATTTTGATATTGATTTAGTTTGTGTTATGAATAGCATATGGTTTCCTAAAGCCTACAATGTAGGCTTATTTATCGCAGAATGAATGAGTTGAGCTGCCTTTGGCTGGGAATATGAATAGCATGGATGAATATCAAAAGGGGTATATTTTGTATACCGCTTTTGGTGAGGAAAAGTGCATGATGAAAGTTGATATAAAGCAACTAATATTACACATCATCAATTTTGGTAAACTCAAACTCTAgtattttatgaaaaaaaaaaaaccaaaagtACGTGTGCATATGCAGCAACCTTTTagacaaaaaataaaactttttCCTTGCAAAGTTGAATAGAGCACATACTAATAGGAAACTAATTATCTTCTCTAATCTATTGTTTATTGCTTTCTGGCATCTATGCTTGTCTTTAGTAAACTGAAAACCACTGACTACTTTTAAATAGAACAGCAGTACTACTGTACTACAACTTACATTATTGTGGTGGTTTTGTTTTAGCAATGGCTTAAAAGCTTTTGATGGATGGTTCAGAATTTCTGAACTTTGAACCTCTTACCTCTCTACATTAGAAGTATTCCTTACATATAATTTCTTTTCACCAACTTTGACACAGTGCTTTTTATCAATTTGATTGTTTCTAAAAGATAACTAAAGGAAAATGTAGCCAAtaagaattggaaaaaaaaaaataaaacaaagcaTTGACTCTAGCCATTACCATGTTTTAACATTTAAAATCCTTCTTTAAATGGTGTACTTATAATCTACTTCTCTTTGGGTTTTTTCCCCTTGCGCAAAAAATACAAAGATGGAAGTTgactatttttttaaaaaaaaatttctggcaAGGAAAGAGTGGGATTTAAAAAATGGGATGGGAAGTGAGATAGAAACAGACTCTGAATTTAGCTGGATTGGGAAAGTATTCACCCAACGTTGAGTACAAGTTCACCCAACATCGAGTTTTCATTGTTGCTGTTTATACTTTCAAAACCTATACATCTATTAAGCAAATCATGAAATGAAACTAGTCGAGTTCTCACTGTTGTTATTTATgctttcaaaaactatacatttACTGAGCAAATCATGAAATGAAACTATACGACTCGTTTTAATTCTTGAAGCATAATCAACTACTCTATAACCAAAGACCATTAGCTATTTGGTTATCAACAGAAGGAACATGGGTGAAACATGGCTGAGCAGTATAGTTCCTCCAAGGTAGTTGCTAATCTTCAACGGGAGATGCACATTATTTGTGATTCagtgctcttttttttttttttttttccgagaCGACAATTGTTATATAATCTAatctatcctacactaaggggAAGGGAGCAGACCTAAGGAGACCCAAAAATAATCCGAATGGGATTGAACCATCACCGGACCAAACGGGTGCACAACACATCCGCCTGAATTTTTTAGAAACAAACCATTTAAACGTGACATTTTTGCCCCACCAACTAGGTGGAGGCCACCAGCCTTTGGGCTGGTGGTTTTGATTCAGTGTTCAATTGAGGCTATTTTAATTGACTTGAATGAGTGCAACTTGCAGTTGAAGTCCCTCTCAAGTCTTATCCCAGTGAAAAGGATGTGTTTTTCTAAGCTCATTGAATCAAACAAACTTGTACCAGCATGCACATTCACATGACACGAACACAATTGAAAGTGTGTTGAGCATTTTAATGAAGGAAAGATATGGACAAACCAAACGTCAGAGTCAATGAAGTAAACTACCACTTCTTCCATCCTTTTTTTATAGTCATTTTTTCTAATCCATATCAAAGTATAATCTACTTTTCGATTGAAAAATATAgttaacttttaattttttaaaatattcttaTTTAACGTACTTTGTTATCAGTTAATATAACCTATTTTATTCAATAATGTTTCTGATTCATAGCTTAAATGATTTAATTTTCCATCAATGTTGTTATTGTAATTAATGTGAATTTATAATGATTAGTCATACTCCTGATATTAACGTAAgagtattttaataaaatagtaGGTTAGATTTAATCTTGCAATAAAGTTAATTAATTATTCTTAAATTGTGTGAGATTAAAAATCAATTACGAGTCCAGCGTCAGTTGCCAATTACTGCTACAAAGATTGAAGCAATATGCATTCATGTTTGccatttttgtattaatttgaGGTGATAGGAGAGAGGAATAGTGGTGTTAGGTTTGAATTGCTAaataaaaaggaagagaaatgCACACATAAAGGgtgaaaagtaaagaatttTTACTGCCATCTCTTTATTTAGAACCAAACACAAACCAAAGACATAAAGTTACTAAATGATTATTATATTGGTGTAAATGGACCCCAATAACATGTCCAATCAAAGAACTCTCATGGCCTGGCCCTTAAAATCAATTATATGAGCatagggtaatttggtcgaagCGACAGGGTGGTCAAAATTCATATTATTATATCTTTTTTGACCTTTAAAATTTAATTCTGTGTAGGCTTCGTGATAATTCCGAGCATTAGAGCTTGGATCAATTTTCAATTTGGTGTGTTTCAATTTTGTGACGAAGGTAAACTCGTCAGTCTctttagggatttttcttcttttcttttcttttttttttaatataaaatatcatacttTCATCATATTTAAAGGATAGCATACCACAGATTTAGATAATTGATAAAAATTACACTGTAAAACTCATATACTGCTCAAAATTATAGATAACACAATTATAAGCTCAAGAAACTGTGCATGGTTCAATCGCCAAATCTATTGAAATTTGTTGAGATAGATGTAGAGAATCTCAATTTGAGAACCAAATTTTAAAAACGCAAATCTAACAACAAAATAGAAAAGCATACCAAAAACTCCTATTTGAAATCCTTAGGAGAGAAGAACACtctcaccaaaaaaaaaaatcaacgaAACTCTTATTAAAAAATCCTAAGAGAgatgtgaaaagaaaaaatgaaaagccaTGAGAGGAAGGGAGATCAATGGTCTCCTCTGCCTCCCTAGTAGGAAGATCTTCTTAGGAAGAAAAAATGTTAGAGAAGGAGGAGAgtttaaattaagaaaaaacaaaagttgttcaCTAAAATTAAGAAGAATATTTACATATTCTCTTTAAGGATTCAGAGATAAGAGACTTAAGTCTCAATgtgagactttttttttttcttccactATTGTGGATTAATTTGGAGAAATTTTATCTCGAACCAGACTAGACTAATTACTTGAGAAACTtagtaattaattttttatcaataaaaGCGCTCCAAATTATGAGCCCACTAGTGTTACATTGAATAAAATTATTAGATCCTAATATGTCCAATTACGGATCGGTCAAAAAGCCACTACTACCAAATTTCTCATGTAATTGGTCTAAATCGAGATAAGGATTTCTTGTTTATTTGTGGGTTTCTTGTaatcttgaaaagaaaaaaaaaaaaaaaaaggttcccCTCAGCTTGCAAAATTATTTTACATTTTGCCTCGTAAACAGCAAAGCAGGCAGGATCTTGAGGAGATGGCATCCAAATTTGAGACAAGAGATTTGGGTCTCACAAGTCGTGTTCTTGTCcagtcattttgtataattCTTACAATATGtgatataaaataaaatagcatGCAAGTGTGATTTTTTATTCAGTTCAAATCGGTCATAATATAATTCTTACCATAATATGTAGTGTAAAAAATCACAAGATAGAAATTCTAATAATTTAAGTTCCATATCTTTATGTTTACACTGTTGTTATTCAGAACTTGAACTTATGAGCCTCGAATCCAAAGGCCTGCCCTTCAATTATTTTCCAATGATCTCAAAATTTTCAACTAGTATCATAAAAACTCCTCATTCTCCAACTCTACCATGACATCAAGAAACAACAAACAATTGATCCTCGTCACCAAATAAACTCATCATTCTCTTTAGGTATTTAGACATCACGTAGATTTAAAATTCACTGTATTTTTTTCACTATTTATAAAATTGATTCGGAGAAATTTTATTTCGATTCAAACCAATTACTCGAAAAAACCTAATAAGTAGTCTTTGATCAATAAAAGTGCTTCAAAAATTCCGTTTATTTGTaagcttttgaaaaaaaaaaaaatcgttcaaaacatcACTCATATTTTGTAATATGACTTTTTTCGTTTGTCATTTTTAAAATTGTAATTTTACGTTTCTTACAAACTCACATTAATTAATTTTGGTTACTACCTAGGTTTCTAACTAATTTTTTATCAGAATCTACCATGTGTCTtacacgtgatcattttttaggggtaaaattattaaattaaattttacataatccGATTCATAATatctcacattttacaaaataaaatttttttgtccctaatattttatgaaataaattattttatcattcatattttaaaagtgaagaactaaaaaagttattttgtaaaatatgaagTACGTGTTGAATgattttcctaaaaaaaaaagaataaaagaagtgAGGGACAATTATCTCTAGTAAATTCACATTTGGCGCACATTGCATAGTAACAACAAAAGGCAGGCATGGTCCCGGGGAGATAGCATGAGATTTGAGATTTGAGAATTGAGAGAAGACTTGACCTTCAATGATTCTCCATCAACGTACacgacaaaaaaaattaatgaataatTCATCTCTTTAATTTTAGAATTTTCACATTTATATCTTTCCCTTAACAATGTCCACTAATAAATTATTCATttctttaattttaaattttacgTGTTTGTCCCATCACTTAACAATAATGTTAACAATGCCATGATTTAGATTCTCTGTTTATATAGGTGGACTCAATCTTCCTCTATTGATATAAAGCTCCTCATTCTCTATCTCTACCGTCAAGAATCCACAAATACTTGATCCTCATCAACAATGGCCATGGCCTTCTCTTCAAAGCTACAGCTTCTGTTCTTGATCTCCGTTTCCCTGATCCCCATCTCCCTTTGCAGTAATCCCAACCGTCCACTGAGCTCCTTCAAAACCTCAACCCCGGATGTCCATGACCTCCTCCCAAACTACAGCCTCCCAAAGGGTCTCATCCCAGGAAATGTCAAGTCCTATTCTCTTAACTCAGACAGCACTTTCACCATCGAACTCACTCACGAGTGTTATGTTAAGTTCACTGACTTGGTTTACTATAAAACTGTTTTGACTGGAAAGTTGGGTGATGGGGAGGTTTCTGATGTTAGTGGAATTGAGGTGAAGAAGTTGTTCGCATGGCTGCCTATTACTGGTATTCTAGTTGATGGAAGCTCGATTGAATTTCAAGTTGGGTTTTTGTCTGAGAAGCTTCCTGCTTCTATGTTCCAAGAGATTCCAACTTGTCGGAATAAAGAGTTCCAGCAATCTCTGCTTGCATCAAATTGAGGTAAAGTTTGCATCTTTATTGTTTTTTATGCTttctttgtccttttttttgggGTCTTGTAATAAGCATAAAAGGATAAAAGTAAAA encodes:
- the LOC113761484 gene encoding uncharacterized protein LOC113761484, with product MAMAFSSKLQLLFLISVSLIPISLCSNPNRPLSSFKTSTPDVHDLLPNYSLPKGLIPGNVKSYSLNSDSTFTIELTHECYVKFTDLVYYKTVLTGKLGDGEVSDVSGIEVKKLFAWLPITGILVDGSSIEFQVGFLSEKLPASMFQEIPTCRNKEFQQSLLASN